The genome window GAGGGGAGCGCAAATCATGGGAGGCTACATAAGTAAATTCTTCAAGATTGGTGTTGGTCTCTTTAAGTTTATTTTCCATGCGTTTTCGAGTGGTAATATCCACCAGTGAAACCAAGATCATTTTATTGTTGTTTTCGTCAACAAACGGCTTTAAGCCTATTTCTATCGGAAACTCTCTGCCATCAGCGTGTAGAGCCGTTAAATCTCGACCGACTCCCATCATTCTGACGCTTGGCTGTTCAGTATAAGATTGTCTTAAATGCTGATGACCATTGCGATAACGCAGCGGTAGCAGCATTTCAATTGACTGACCAACCAGTTCGTCTATGCTATAGCCGAAACAGCTGCATAATGAGGTGTTGGCGAACGAGATAGTCCCTTCTTGACTGACGACCAGTACGCCATATGGGGCGTGGCTGACAGAGTTTTTAAACATTTGATTGGCTTGCAGGCGGGCAGAAATGTCGACTAGTGTAGCTAGTACTAGAGTATGACCATCGACCTCAATAGGATTTAAGCCTATTTCTATCGGGATTTTTTCGCCATCTTTTTTTAAGGCAAATAGTTCTCTGCCTGCCCCCATTTGCCGCTTTGCTGGGGATGTTAAAAAGTGCTGCATCAGTGATTGATGCCTACTACGGTATTCTTCTGGCAACAGCTTTTCTATATTGCTATCAGCCAATTCTTCCAGTTGATAACCTAAGGTGTTAGCAAGTTCATGATTACAATGTAATATATTGCCTAGTGAGTCGACCACTATGGCACCGGAAGGAATAATATTTACTAGCAAACCCAGTTGCTGCTCTTCTAACGAGAACCGTGTCTTTATATCCATATAATAGTAATTATTTTAAAAAGCGCCTATGTCTTTTTATAGTGCAGAAGTACAATAAAAGCGAGTTTTAGTCGCAATGTTTTTGATGAAACTTTTGTTGCGTGACAGATGAAACTACCCGTTCTACGGGCTGGTTCCAAGTAATAATAAATGTTTTATTAGCAGCTTAGGAAATATCTTCAAACGCTCTAACTTTATCGCCAGTTCATTCTGATTGAAGTTGTTATAGCCATATATCTGCTCTTAGGGAAAGAGCTGTGCTAATAACATTTTCGTAAAAATAAAGCCCAATAGCAAAGTTTGTTATTGGGCTTTCATTCAAATTTGACTTACTAACTTTTAAGCTAACGAGTCTTGTAATGGTGGTACCACCTGTTTCTTACGAGAAAGTACACCGTCTAACCATACTCGACCATTTTCTGATGCTTTACCGTAGGCTTTTTCGGTTAAGTTATCGTTGTCACTGACTACTAGTACTTCCGAACCTTCTTTCATAATGTCGGTTAATAACAACATAACGCTATGGCGATTACCTTCGGCTTTAAGCTTGGCGATATCAGCTTCTAGCTGTTCTTTGATGTTGTCAAAGATGGCGAGGTCGATCACTTCTAACTGACCAATACCGACTAAGTTACCATTCATATCAAAGTCTTTAAAGTCACGTAATACTAAGTCGCGGATTGGTGTGCCTTCAACAGCCGATTTTACTTTAAACATTTCCATGCCTAAGGCTTTTGGATCGTCAATGCCTGCTATTTCAGCTAATGCCTCAACACATTTGATATCGGCGGTGGTACAGGTTGGCGACTTAAAGATAACGGTATCAGATAAGATCGCGCACATCATGGCGCCGGCGATGTTCTTCGGGATTTCAACATTGTGGAAATCGTACATCATCTTGATAATAGTATTGGTACATCCTACCGGACGGATCCAGCACTCTAATGGCGTCGAGGTAGTAATATCGCCCAGTTTGTGATGGTCGATAATACCTAAAATAGTGGCATCATCGATATCATCAGGGCCCTGTGTACGTTCTGAATGGTCAACAATATATAAGCATTCACCTGCATAGCTCATTTTAAGCTCAGGTTGTTCAAAGCCAAATTTATCTAAAATAAATAGCGTCTCAGGTGATAATTCACCTAAACGTGCAGGTACCGTCTCTTCACCTAAGGTAGTTTTTAGATAAGAAAGCGCAATCGCTGAACAAATTGAATCAGAATCCGGAATTTTATGTCCGACAACATAATGTGGCATATTTTAATCTCATATGGCGTTAATCAGTAAACTAACGCTATTTTAACAAACTTTCATGAATAAAAAAAAGCCACTTAAAGTATAAGTAGCTTTCTTTTGAGAATATAGTGACTAAAAGGGGAAGCTTTTAGTTATTGTACTTATTGATAGTAGCTTAAGCAGGTTTCGACTTCGTTTTTCGAACCCATGATCACTTCCACTCGTTGATGAATGCTATCCGGTTCTATATCCATAATACGACCTTGTGAAGTCATGGCTAAACCACCTGCCTGTTCAATTAAAAAACTCATTGGATTGGCTTCATACATCAAACGTAATTTATAAGGTTTTTCCTGGTTTTTGTTGTCAGCAGGGTAAGTGAAAATACCACCGCGGGTTAATACTCGGTGAATATCTCCAACCATGGCTGCTATCCAGCGCATATTGAAATTTTTGCCGCGAGGGCCCTTTTCACCTAGCACCAAATCATGAATGTAATTTTTCATTGGTTGCTGCCAGAACCTTTGGTTTGACATATTTATTGCGAATTCTTGGGTATCCTGAGGCACTTGCACATTGCGCTCTACCAGCAAATAGCCCCCATGGGTTCTATCTAATACATAAAAGTGGGTGCCTTTACCTGTGGTCATTACTAACATCGTGGATGGACCATAAAGGACATAACCAGCACAAACCTGCTTATGACCTGGCTGTTTGAACATATCCGGATTATCGGCAGCCATGTCTTCAGGGGCTTGGTGAATGGAGAAGATGGTACCTATTAATGAATTAATATCGATGTTGGAGCTGCCATCGAGAGGATCAAAAGAAACGATAAACTTGCCGTTTGGGTCACCGGCTACTGAAGTGTCTTCTTCTTCAGAGGAAATCGCTTTAACAAAGCCAGACTCAAGCAGAATATCTTTAAATAATTCATTTGCAACAACATCTAGCTTTTTTTGTACTTCACCCTGAATGTTTTCATCTAAGGTAGAGCCTAATAAGCCTCCTAAATGTGCCTGACTGACGCGAAAAGAAATTTCTTTGGTCGCTGCTAAAATGGTTTTTATTAATGAAATCAAATCTAAAGGTACATTATCCTGACGTAAAGCTGGGGCAAGTCGCTGCATGGTTTTACCTAATTCTTTAGTGAAATACTCTTTTTGAGTAAATTAGTTATTGTTTCTTTTTACTTCTGCTGGCAGCTATACACTGACTAAGTAAAAGTAGGTACGTTAAAGTTTATCGTTTTTTAGCGTTAAAGTAAGCATAGCAATGAAAACTGAAACCTTTCACTCTCGCTTTCATTGCTAATTATAACAATAAATTGCTGCTTATCTGTAGTGTTAAACGGATAAATTTTAACTCAATGGCTGTTATGTATGGCCACAACCTTAAGCGACTTTTTATTGTTCTTGTCGTCTTTTTCAGCCGAGATTGCGAAAGGATGAAAAACGACTTGAGGGGAAGGAGTCCTCAAGTCGCAGTGCAATTAGCACAACAGTAGTGCAATTCCACGAAAGCAGGTAGTGCTAAACGACCTTTGCGGTGTTACTCGTTTGGTAAAATCTTGGGTTAAATCTCTGTAATATTTTAGTCGGGGTCAGCACGATAATATTGCCAATAAAAATCAGTAATAGACCAAAGAAAGTAAATCCACTCCACTGAAAGTTCTCAACAAATGTCGAGATGATCACAGCAACCGCTGGAAACATTATCGTGCTATATGAGGCCTTATGAGCACCGATATTATTGAGTAGTGTTAAATAACAGGTAAATGCCACAACAGAACCAAACACTGCGAGATATATTAATGACGAAATATAAGAGAACGTCATTGAAAAAATGAACGGTTTCCCTTGAACTATATTCATTAGTGCCATAAATAGAGCACCATAAAACATCCCCCAGAAGGTGGTTGGCAATAATGCCAGTCCCTGCTTTTGATTGCGCATTGACAGCATATTACCCGTTGAAGCAAACAACGTGGCGATAAAACAAAGAGCGAGTCCTAGTATTGCCTGATGATCAAAAGTTGTTTGATGAACTTCTGGCCAGAATAGAGTGACAATTCCTAGAATACCGATAGCACCACCTAGATAGGCGCGAATGGTGATCTTGGTCTGATACCAGAGACGGGCATTAATAATGTTAACAAACAGAATTAAGGAAAACGCGATGCAGGTGAGTGCAGAATTAATATATTGCTGGGCATTGTACAACAAATAATAGTTACAGCTAAATAGCGTCATACCAAACAAAATTAGTTGTAAGTGTTGTTTAGCATTAAAACGCAGTGATTGGTTTTTCAGCTTACAATAAGCAAACAGTATTAACGCCGCCAAACCAAATCGATAACTTAAAGACGCTTCGTGGGCGACGTCGCCTAACTGGTAATTAATAGCGATCCAAGTTGACCCCCAGATCAGCACTGTGATCAAGTATAACAGGCTATTGTTCATCGTTAGTCTTGCCCTTGCTGTCGAGAAAGGCAACAGATACGTTCAATTTGCTTTGCTAGCGGAATGGATGGCGATTCCTGAACAATCAGTGTTTGTGCTAACTGATTATTTGCCATTACATTAATCCATTGTTGTACAAGTTGTTTAATCAAATAAGCAAAAGTCATCGTCATCTCCAATAAAGCTGTTGTTAGCACTAGGGCTGATAGCCTGATATCTACTAATGTATGTTGATAGACAGTTTACGGATAATTTGTTTTAATAACATATACAAAAAAATAGAAATAGAACCTATACAGTTTATGCGATTACTTGATAAATCAGCACCAGAATTTTTGTATCAACAAGTCATCGATTTTATTGAGCGACAAGTTGAAAGTGGCATTTTAAAGCCCGGCGATAAGTTGCCGAGTTTGCGTAAGCTCAGCCAGCAATTTGAAATTAGTGTTCCTACGATAAAACAAGCATATATAGAATTGGAGCGTCAGGGCATGATTTGTGCCCGGCCACAATCTGGTTATTACTTGAAAGCAAAACAGGCGAGAACTTTATTGCCAATGCCGGCAAAGTGGGCTTGTTGTCAACCAGTAGAAGTGTCATGTCGCAGTCTAATTGAACAGGTTTATGATGCGATTCATCTGCCTGATACGGTTGCGTTAGGGATCTCTAATCCGGTTAATGCCCATCCACCTGATAAAGCGCTGGCTCGTTTAATGCGTACTGTTTTAAGCCGGGTTTCAGCGAAGGCGGTCAGTTATGGTCCGTTAAATGGCGATGCTAAATTACGTTTAACCATAGCATTAAGGTATCAGGAGCTGGGTATTGATGTGAATCATCAGGATATGGTGATCACTAATGGTGCACAGGAAGCAATTGCAATTGCCTTGCAATGTGTGGCGCAGCGCGGCGATATTATCGCGGTTGAGTCACCGTGTTATTTCGGTTTGATTGAGCTTATCGAAAGCCTGGGGATGAAAGCGCTGGAGGTATATACCTGTACTGAAGATGGTGTTTGTGTCGATGAATTAGCTAAAGTCTTAGAACAACATCCGGTTAAAGCTTGTTTGTTTTCGACTGCGATCAATAACCCACTGGGTTCTATGATGTCGAACGAACACCGTCAGGCATTGGTGCAGTTGTTGGAATCTCGTGATATCCCGTTAATAGAAGACGAAGTCTATAGTGATATCTACTTAACAGAACAACGTCCGGTACCAGCACAGCTATATTCGGAAAAAGGGTTGGTGATGTCTTGCTCATCTTTTTCTAAAACTGCAGCACCAGGTTATCGTATTGGTTGGCTAATTCCGGGTAAATATGAGGAAGAAGCTAAGCGAGTTAAACGGGCAATATCGTGCTCAACTACTATGTTGCAGCAGTGGACATTAACGGATTATTTGTTAAGCGGTGAATATGATCGTCACTTACAAGTGCTTAGAAAAACCTTACGTTATAATTGTGAGCGGATGCGAGCATTAATCGCTGAGCATTTTCCTAAAGAAGTGTGTATTTCTCAGCCTCGGGGCGGCAGTGTGTTATGGGTGCGTTGTCGATCTCATGTTGATACCAAAGAACTGTTTTTTCAGGCGATTGAAAAAGGGGTCAGTTTTGCCCCTGGCGAAATATTCTCTCCTTCCGGAAAATACAAAAACTATATGCGTATTAGTTTTGGTGTCCGTTGGTGTGAAGCTATCGAAAAGGCGATCAAAACCTTAGGTGAATTAGTGCATCAATATCCTGTTAATAAATAACCCTAACCTGGTTAAATAATAATTAATGAAATCATCAGATAGCATAGATCTTAGTAATGAACAGCGTAAACTACCATTAGCGTTTCTACTTCCGTTATTGGCGTCAATTATCGCAGTGTCACCGCTGGCGATTGATATGTATTTGCCTGCAATGCCGATACTTGCAGAGCAATTTAATACTGAAATTCCGAGTGTGCAAAATAGCTTAAGTGTTTATCTATTAGGTTATGCTTTAGGGTTATTGTTTTTTGGTCCGTTATCAGACAAATTTAGCCGACGAAAACTGGTAATAGTTGGGCTAACGGGCTTTGCGCTAGCAAGCTTCTGTTTACCATTTGTTTCCTCTATTAATCAGTTTATTGGGGTACGCTTTATCCAGGCATTTATCAGTAGCGCTGCAACTGTGGTCGTACCGGGAACAATACGAGAACGCTACGGTAAAAATACCGCGAAAGGTTTTTCTTATGTCTCGATGATCATGATGTTAGCGCCTATGGTTGCACCTACGATGGGCAGCGTATTGTTACTCAACAGCTGGCAAACGATATTTTTTGTTTTGGCTGGTTATAGCGTGATTGTGTTGCTCTTGGCAATGGTGTACTTGCCTGACGTTGAGCATCAACTGTCATCTGCAAATATTAGCTTTATCCAGCGTTATAAAATTGTGTTCGCGCATAAAAAAGCGCGTTTTGATTTGATTACTTCTATGGTGGTTTCTTTGGCGTTTTTTGCCTTTATCACCTCTATTTCTTTTGTTTATATTAAGGTTTACCAGGTATCAGAATTTACTTTTAGTATGCTGTTTGCCATCAATGTGTTGGGCCTAATGACCGCTCATTTTATCAATACCAGACTAGTGGTTCGTAAAGGGTCTCGAACTATGCTGAGTTACGGCCTAATACAGGCTTTATTTGCTGCTACTTGTTTGGTGTTTGTTAATTATTGGCAATTGCCTTTAGTTTATACCGTAATTTCGTTATTACTCTTAATGCCGAGCCTGTCGATGATAGCAGTAAATGCTGATGCTTTGATTTTACTAGAATTTCCGCAGGAATCTGGTACGGCTACTGCGGTTATTGGGGTGTTACGCTTTGGCATAGGATCACTAGCCGGGCCAATCTTAGCGTATTTTTATGACGGTAGTGCCTTACCTTTTGCCATGCTGATGTGGTGTGCGATGTTGGTGGTATTGCTCTCTCAGCTTATGAATAAGTTGACGAAAGAAGTAAATGAATAACGAACAGCTTTGATTAATAGGTGACGTGCTGGATAGTACAAAACTGAGGCTGTGCTTGGCTTAGTTATTGCTCGTTTGATGCTTCGTCCGCCTGTTCTTTCAGTTCAACCTGTTTAAGGCGCCAGGTTTTTAACTCAGCATAGTAATGATCCCAAACACAGGGATTACAGGCACTGTCACAACATTCACTATCTGCGGGAGGCAGTGGCTTTTCGTTTATTTCGTTCATATTTACTACTCATTTCTACTGGCTTAAGGAAAATTGCCAGAAACTTAACGTTATTTTACTATTTTTTGCTTGTTATTGCCACGAGTTGCAACATGGCACAGTGGTTAATCAGACAATAAAAAGCCCTGTAAGTACAGGGCTTAAATAATCAAGAATGGTGAGTTACTCACTTTCAGAGAGTTTTTTCTCTAAATAGTGAATATTAGCGCCACCATTGACAAATCCTTGATCGTTAAGGATGTCTTGATGTAGGGCAATATTCGTTTTAATACCGTCAATCACTAACTCGCTTAAGGCATTACGCATACGCGCAATAGCAACATCACGATTATCGCCATAGGTAATTAATTTACCTATCATGGAATCATAATGAGGCGGCACAGAATAATCAGCGTAAATGTGAGAATCCCAGCGCACTCCCATGCCACCTGGTGGATGGAAACGGGTGATTTTACCTGGTGAAGGAATAAAGGTTCTTGGATCTTCCGCATTAATACGGCATTCAATTGAATGGCCTGACACTTTAATATCTTCTTGCTTATAAGATAAGGGTTGCCCGGCAGCAACACGTAATTGCTCTTTAATTAGATCTACGCCAGTGATCATTTCAGTAACTGGATGCTCTACCTGAATACGAGTATTCATTTCAATGAAATAAAACTCACCATTTTCATAAAGAAATTCAAATGTACCCGCACCGCGATAATCAATCTCGAGACAAGCATTGCAACAACGCTCACCGATCTTAGCTCGCATTTCCGGCGTAATACCAGGCGCAGGTGCTTCTTCTACTACTTTTTGGTGACGACGCTGCATTGAACAGTCGCGCTCACCTAAATGAATCGCACCACCTTGGCCATCAGCCATCACCTGAATTTCAACATGACGTGGGTTTTCAAGGAATTTTTCCATGTAGACCATATCATTATGGAATGCAGCGCGCGCTTCTGATTTTGTTAATTGGATAGCATCTAATAACTCAGACTCTTCGCGAACGACACGCATACCACGACCACCGCCGCCACCGGACGCTTTTATAATCACCGGATACCCGATGCGTCGACCATGAGCAAGGTTTAGTTCAGCATCATCAGTTAATGGGCCATCAGAACCAGGTACGCAAGGTACTCCTGCTGCTTTCATCGCTTTAATTGCTGAAACTTTATCACCCATTAAACGAATACTTTCTGCTTTCGGGCCAATAAAAGTAAAGCCTGATTGCTCAACTTGTTCTGCAAAATCAGCGTTTTCCGCTAAAAAACCATAACCAGGGTGAATGGCTACAGCATTGGTGACTTCGGCTGCAGTGATAATGCTCGGAATATCTAAATAACTGTCAGTAGCCGGTGCTTTACCAATACAGATGGTTTCATCTGCTAATAGTACGTGTTTTAAATTACGATCGGCAACCGAATGGACGGCAACCGTTTTTATACCTAACTCTTTACATGCGCGCAGAATTCTTAGCGCAATTTCGCCACGGTTGGCGATAACGACTTTTTCTAACATGGAATTACCCTTACTGGTTGGGCTTATTCAATGATGAATAGCGGTTGATCAAATTCAATAGCGTCTTCGTTGCTCGCTAAAATTTCTTTAATAACACCAGATTTATCCGCTTCGATTTGGTTCATCATCTTCATGGCTTCTAAAATACATAAAGTGTCGCCGGCATTGACGTGTTGACCGACTTCAACAAATGCCGGTGCATCAGGTGAAGCTGCTGAATAGAAGGTACCTACCATAGGTGAGCGTACTATATGACCGCTTAAGGTTTCAGCGGCTGATTCTGTCGCAGGTGCAGAGGCTGGCGCAGGAGCAGGGGCAGCTACCGGGGCTGGAGCAGCCATAGGTGCAGCAATCATAGTGCCACCACGGCTAATGCGTACTGACTCTTCGCCTTCTGAGATTTCTAATTCGTTAATACCTGATTCTTCTACTAATTCGATAAGTTTTTTAATTTTACGAATATCCATGAGATTACCTTATAAACTGTTTTTTATAGTTTCTAATAAGCAATTAATTATTTTAATTACCCTGTGTATTGTTTAACCAATCTGTTGCAGCATCTAATGCGTAGCGATAGCCATTTTTACCACATCCGCAAATAACCGCTTGTGCAATATCGGAGAAATAAGAATGTTGGCGAAATGCTTCTCGGGCATGAACATTAGTTAAGTGAACTTCGATAAACGGAATATTGACCGCCAATAGAGCGTCTCTAAGGGCTATGCTTGAATGAGTAAGTGCTGCTGGATTGATAATGATAAAGTCTACTTGTTCAAATGATTGATGAACTTTATCGATTAATATATGTTCGGCATTTGATTGCAAATGACTTAAGTTAATATTGTGGTTTTGTGCAATATCCGTTAATTCATCCATGATAGTTGCTAATGACAGTGAACCATAGATCTCAGGTTCTCGCTTGCCTAGCATATTTAAGTTAGGGCCATTAAGCACTAAAATGTTAAACTTTGCTGTCATCTTTGTTAAAACACCACGTAAATATAGTTTATGTCGTTATCATCACACAATTGCTGTAATAATGGAATGATGAATTGTATTTTGCAATAAATTATAAAATTAATCGCATATTATAGAGTTTTCGCCGAAATTAGCAGCAAAATACTGGTCTAATCTCTTTGGGTTGGTGTTTTTTATAGCAAACAGACCTAAAAATTTGTCATTTAGCTTATTTTTACTAGACTTAGTGTGAAAAAATATGATTCTATTTGTTTTAATTTTAATTACTTAGCTACTTTTCATTGCTAATTGTTCGTCTCGGTATGATCAGATAGAACATTATTGTGTCAGTGATAAGGATATCGTTATTCTTCGTGTTCTTAAATTGAGTTTGTTTATTCTGGGCGTAAGTACTGTGAATTTTTCATTTGCAGTGGATATTATTACTCATCGTTCAGTCACGGTAGATTCAATCAATACGGCTCAGCTCCGAAGAATTTTTACCATGCGACAACAACGATGGGGGGATAATAAGCCAATCGTGGTGTTCGTCTTACCAAGTCAAGATCCTCTTCATATTAAATTTTCAACACAAGTATTAAAAATATTTCCCTATAAGCTCGACAGAATATGGAATAAATTGACGTTTTCAGGATTAGGTGTTGCACCAAGAGTCGTTAAGTCTCAACAAGAATTAATTCAATTAGTCAGTGCAACCCCAGGGGCTGTTGGCTATGCGGAAAAAGTAAATAAGGATAAAGATGTCAATGTTGTTACTATGGCAAAGTAAAGGCCTCAAATTTCGTATTAGGCAATGGCTGAGAACATTGGTCTGTATGCTATTTACTTCTGCGGCTTATGGCTATGAACTTAATAATGAGTCATGGCAAGTACATGGCTTTCTGGCGCAGGGAATTATAGATGTTAACGGTACTAATTTTGTCAGTGATGAAGATGAATTATCAACGGATTTAACCGAATTAGGGGTAAATGCCTCTTATCGGGTAAATGATATTATTCGCCTTACTGGTCAAGCGGTTTATCTTAATGGTGGTAACCGTTACGTTGAAGGAGCGAGAATTGACTATGCGTTAGTGGATATTGGTTTGCTTCATGACGAAAACTGGCTGGTTAACCTTTATTTAGGGCGTTATAAAAACAATAATTGGCTTTATTCCAGCACCCGGGATATTCCTCATGCCCGGCCGAGTATTATTTTGCCGCAATCAATCTATTTTGATGGCTTTCGAGACATTGCTATGGGGAGTGATGGTGCCGCGTTAAAAATAAGCTATAGCTCAGAGGAATATGGTAATTTTGATATTAACCTTAACTATGGTGCTTCAAAACTAAGTACTAAAGATGTCAAATTACTATTAGGCGATTTAGTGCATGGTAAGGGGGATCAGGAATACGATGCACAAGGAAGTTTTTACTGGCAACCGGAATTATCTCCATGGCAGTTTGGCTTTTCAATGTTGGATGCCAAGTTTAAATATCAACACACAGAGTTAGATTTTTTAACTGATGCCACTTTTACTTTCCAGCAGTATACCGCTAATGTGATGTATGAAGGTGAAAAGTGGCAATTTAGTAGCGAAATTTTTCAGCAGCACTTTACTATTGAAGGGTTATATTTTAATGGCTTTGAAAATAAAAGCTTAGGACAAGGGGCCTTTATACAGTCGCAATATAACTATAATAATCAATTGTCGTTTCTAGTGCGTGGCGAACGCTTTTATCAGGACAAAGATGATAAGAATGGCAGCAAACTGGAAGTGATCTCGCAAGGTACTGTCCCTAGATATTTTGCTTATCAAAATGATCTAACTTTTGGTGTATCGTATGACTTTTCCAGTTCATTTCGTATGCAGCTTGAATATCACCAAGTGGAAGGTACTGCCCGGTTAACCCCTATTGTTCTGCCAAATGCGGCAATTAATGACAGAGAAAAATGGAGCATTTTCGCTGTACAACTCATGTATTGGTTTTAGATGATGAATAAATTATTCGTTAGTGTTCCAACCAAGTTATTATTGCTGGTGATCAGTGCTTTATTGTTACTAAGCGCTGGTATTTCAGTGATGTCTATCGATCGTTTGAATAAAGAGTTCAAGCGCTTTCAAGTGGAAAAAATACAGCAAGGTCAGGATCAACTGAAATTACATAGTGATATTGCGAAAAACCAATTAGGTTTGTGGATTGAATCTTTTACCGATATGGTGCAACTAGATTCGATTGATGATAACCAGACGCTGGCCTTAGCTATAGAGCGTCAGTTTGACGCCTTACAAATTAATCATAATGTTGATAATGCCTGGTTAATTGACAGCAATGAAAATTTGCTTTATCAGTCAAGCGCTGCTAATTCAGATATTCGCAGTGCTGCAAACTCCGCCTTAAAGACCCAGCAACCTTGGTATCAGTTAACATGCGACAAGCGATGTTTGCAGTTAATTGCCGTGCCCTTGATTAATGCAAATGGTGAATCAGTGGTGATAGTGATGACTATTTCTTTAGTCGATATTATCTATGCGATTAATCAGGCATTAAATAGTGAAATTGCCGTGGTCAGTTTTGCTAATAATGAACAGGCCTTGATCGCTAATGGATTGTTTGTATCTTCATCAAATTTAGCGCTAATGAAGCAAATTCTTAAACAAGATGCTGCCAATGCTTTAGTAAAAAAAGTGAAACAGCTGGGCTTGCAGGTAGGGATAGCGAAAAGTAGCTACTTAATTAATTTAATGCCGCTAGCGCAAACAGATAATCGGCAATTTTTTCTGCTACTTGCGGATGACGTTAGCTCAATTACTGAAGAGTACAGCCAATACCGTTTGCAGTTTTTACTGTCGGCGTTATTGATTTTTATCACGCTGGCGGTGTTTGTTTATTTTGTTACTAATCCATTTACTAATCGTATTTTAAAGTTATCTAATGCCTTACCCTTATTGGCCCGTAAAGAATTTGAAAAATTTCGTCTGATCCAGCTTAATCGCCGTCGGCTTTTTGCCGATGAACTGGATATAGTGGCCGATTCAGCCACTGAACTGAGTTATGAATTAGAGCAGCTTAATATTGAAGTAGAGCAAAAAACCAAGGAGCTGGAAAATATCGCCATGTATGATCTGCTGACCGGTTTGCCCAACCGTAATATGCTTAATTATCACTTGCGAAAATCAGTAGCCAATATTGCCCGTTATAAGCATGGCGTAGCGGTTTTATTTTTAGATTTAGATGACTTTAAAAAGGTTAATGATAGCCATGGTCATTCGGAAGGTGACAAGTTATTGATAGAAGCCGCCAATCGCTTGCGTGTTAGTGTCCGTAATATCGATTTGGCCTGTCGCTTTGGTGGTGATGAATTTGTCGTTGTGCTCAGTCATGTTAACAGTGAGGTTGATGCGATCCCGGTTGCGGAGCAAATTTTAGAAAGTTTTAAAGCGCCGATTAAAATTGGTTCCAGTATTTTTTATGTTT of Thalassotalea insulae contains these proteins:
- a CDS encoding sensor histidine kinase; amino-acid sequence: MDIKTRFSLEEQQLGLLVNIIPSGAIVVDSLGNILHCNHELANTLGYQLEELADSNIEKLLPEEYRSRHQSLMQHFLTSPAKRQMGAGRELFALKKDGEKIPIEIGLNPIEVDGHTLVLATLVDISARLQANQMFKNSVSHAPYGVLVVSQEGTISFANTSLCSCFGYSIDELVGQSIEMLLPLRYRNGHQHLRQSYTEQPSVRMMGVGRDLTALHADGREFPIEIGLKPFVDENNNKMILVSLVDITTRKRMENKLKETNTNLEEFTYVASHDLRSPLRGISDLLEWIKEDLPAERSPDIDKNIDRISIRVDKMETMINNLLSYARAGNIQSDIRSINIKELIDNTLALLEIPKSFKLTLDISEGQIRSTLTPLETILRNVISNAIKHHDQEAGTINIACHRENSMLHFAVSDDGPGIPEAATERIFRLFQTVTSSERGNSGIGLSVCRRLAETHGGRICVENNSPEKGATFHIWWPRFIRKDTHD
- a CDS encoding manganese-dependent inorganic pyrophosphatase; translation: MPHYVVGHKIPDSDSICSAIALSYLKTTLGEETVPARLGELSPETLFILDKFGFEQPELKMSYAGECLYIVDHSERTQGPDDIDDATILGIIDHHKLGDITTSTPLECWIRPVGCTNTIIKMMYDFHNVEIPKNIAGAMMCAILSDTVIFKSPTCTTADIKCVEALAEIAGIDDPKALGMEMFKVKSAVEGTPIRDLVLRDFKDFDMNGNLVGIGQLEVIDLAIFDNIKEQLEADIAKLKAEGNRHSVMLLLTDIMKEGSEVLVVSDNDNLTEKAYGKASENGRVWLDGVLSRKKQVVPPLQDSLA
- a CDS encoding class 1 fructose-bisphosphatase, with protein sequence MQRLAPALRQDNVPLDLISLIKTILAATKEISFRVSQAHLGGLLGSTLDENIQGEVQKKLDVVANELFKDILLESGFVKAISSEEEDTSVAGDPNGKFIVSFDPLDGSSNIDINSLIGTIFSIHQAPEDMAADNPDMFKQPGHKQVCAGYVLYGPSTMLVMTTGKGTHFYVLDRTHGGYLLVERNVQVPQDTQEFAINMSNQRFWQQPMKNYIHDLVLGEKGPRGKNFNMRWIAAMVGDIHRVLTRGGIFTYPADNKNQEKPYKLRLMYEANPMSFLIEQAGGLAMTSQGRIMDIEPDSIHQRVEVIMGSKNEVETCLSYYQ
- a CDS encoding DMT family transporter, whose product is MNNSLLYLITVLIWGSTWIAINYQLGDVAHEASLSYRFGLAALILFAYCKLKNQSLRFNAKQHLQLILFGMTLFSCNYYLLYNAQQYINSALTCIAFSLILFVNIINARLWYQTKITIRAYLGGAIGILGIVTLFWPEVHQTTFDHQAILGLALCFIATLFASTGNMLSMRNQKQGLALLPTTFWGMFYGALFMALMNIVQGKPFIFSMTFSYISSLIYLAVFGSVVAFTCYLTLLNNIGAHKASYSTIMFPAVAVIISTFVENFQWSGFTFFGLLLIFIGNIIVLTPTKILQRFNPRFYQTSNTAKVV
- a CDS encoding PLP-dependent aminotransferase family protein, yielding MRLLDKSAPEFLYQQVIDFIERQVESGILKPGDKLPSLRKLSQQFEISVPTIKQAYIELERQGMICARPQSGYYLKAKQARTLLPMPAKWACCQPVEVSCRSLIEQVYDAIHLPDTVALGISNPVNAHPPDKALARLMRTVLSRVSAKAVSYGPLNGDAKLRLTIALRYQELGIDVNHQDMVITNGAQEAIAIALQCVAQRGDIIAVESPCYFGLIELIESLGMKALEVYTCTEDGVCVDELAKVLEQHPVKACLFSTAINNPLGSMMSNEHRQALVQLLESRDIPLIEDEVYSDIYLTEQRPVPAQLYSEKGLVMSCSSFSKTAAPGYRIGWLIPGKYEEEAKRVKRAISCSTTMLQQWTLTDYLLSGEYDRHLQVLRKTLRYNCERMRALIAEHFPKEVCISQPRGGSVLWVRCRSHVDTKELFFQAIEKGVSFAPGEIFSPSGKYKNYMRISFGVRWCEAIEKAIKTLGELVHQYPVNK